The Streptomyces cathayae DNA segment CGTCTCGAAGGCCTCGACGAGCTCGCCGAGTTCCTCCTCCTCCATCCGCCGGGTGAGCCGGGTGAACCCGACGAGGTCCGCGAACGCGACGGCGAGCCGCCGGTCCACCATCTCCTCGTCGTCTGCCGCCTGGAGCACCCGCCCGGCCGAGGCGGCGAGTTGCCGCCGCCAGACGTAGACGAGGAACTCCTCCAGCTCGGGCAGGAGCAGCTCGATGATGGGATACGTGACCTCGGTGCGGGTCATGCCCAGCTCGGGCGGCTCGGTCAGCCCTTCCAGGAAGGAGTCGATCTGCCACTCGGCCAGTCGCGCGGTGGTCTGTCCCGTGGACCGCGCCACCTGCACGGCCATGGCCTCGCTGAGCAGCCCCGCCTCCACCAGACCGGCCAGCCGGCGCAGGGCCAGGACGTCGGCCTCGGTCAGCGCCTTGGCCTGTCCTACGTCCGCGAATCCCATGGCCCGCCAGAAGCGCGTGGCCGTTTCCACGGTGACGCTGGCGCTGCGCGCCGCCTGAAAAGGGGTGTAACGGCGCTCGGCGCCCAGGATGAGCTGTTCGAGACGCAGAGCGAGCGGGTCCTCGCCGTTGTCGGCGGAACGGGAGTCGTCCCCCCGTCGGCTCCTCCGATCAGGGGACTCCTCCCGATCAGGAGGACTCGAGGGCTGGGGAGGCTCCGCGCGGCCCTGCGCTTCCGTACCGGAGCCCGAGTCGTCGACGGTCACGCGTTGCTGCCCTTCCGATCTGCCACGGCCATGTATCGACCGCCCTCAACTCTACGGCAGGTGTGCGCCAGCTCACTCCGCCCGGTCGGCTCGACAGGTGGCACGACCGGCGCATTCGTCATCGGTGTACCCACCGTGGGCACCCGCATCCGCATCCGCGTGCGCCCACCGCGCCCCCGCCCGGGCCCGCCCCGGACCCCGTCACCCGCCCTCGACGGGGCGCACGTGCACGATGTCCCCCGCTCCCACCGGTTCCTGCACCCCGGCCTCCGTCGCCAGCACCAGCCGCCCGTCCCCGTCGACCGCGACCGCCTCGCCCACCAGCGCCCTGCCCCCCGGCA contains these protein-coding regions:
- a CDS encoding adenylate/guanylate cyclase domain-containing protein yields the protein MTVDDSGSGTEAQGRAEPPQPSSPPDREESPDRRSRRGDDSRSADNGEDPLALRLEQLILGAERRYTPFQAARSASVTVETATRFWRAMGFADVGQAKALTEADVLALRRLAGLVEAGLLSEAMAVQVARSTGQTTARLAEWQIDSFLEGLTEPPELGMTRTEVTYPIIELLLPELEEFLVYVWRRQLAASAGRVLQAADDEEMVDRRLAVAFADLVGFTRLTRRMEEEELGELVEAFETTAADLVAARGGRLIKTLGDEVLYAADDAGTAAEIAMLLIETMANDETMPELRVGMAFGTVTTRMGDVFGTTVNLASRLTSIAPRDGVLIDTAFAEELIRTEDAPASEAAAAEAAASAEKEGEKPPAYRFALQPMYQRPVRGLGVVEPWLLTRRDGS